The Leucobacter viscericola genome includes a window with the following:
- a CDS encoding extracellular solute-binding protein, giving the protein MKRKLTGITAAVVASAMLLTGCSQGASDDKVSGEGKSITLWLAGSDTPDELRTYLKDEFKAKTGATLKIEEQNWNDLVTKLTTALPDENNTPDVTEIGNTQSPTFTNVGAFLDVSDMYDELGGSDLLQSFVEAGKFEDKNYTLPYYFGSRYMFYRKDVWKAAGVDVPTTLDQFNTNVATITEKNPKKIDNFSGFYLGGQDWRDGISWIFANGGDIAQLKDGKWVATLDSPESIKGMEQLQQLYKTASKAPNDAKDANQYQFLNDSDQVKDENGNVTSDVSLSAATIMAPGWAHWSIGDLAKDKDGNPVREWNDDTFGTFVLPGNDGKPAPVFAGGSNIGISAKTKEPELSKELLKIIYSKDYQTMLGKNGLGPANQKYTSSLGDDQFAKALIESASNSKLTPAAPGWAAIESKGIMEEFFAQIRDSSDLNKLAKDTNAKLDELLNVK; this is encoded by the coding sequence ATGAAACGAAAGCTCACGGGCATCACCGCCGCGGTCGTTGCCTCCGCAATGCTGCTGACGGGCTGCAGTCAGGGCGCGTCCGATGACAAGGTGAGCGGCGAGGGCAAGTCGATCACTCTCTGGCTCGCGGGGAGTGACACCCCCGACGAACTGCGCACGTATCTCAAAGATGAGTTCAAGGCGAAGACTGGGGCGACCCTCAAGATCGAAGAGCAGAACTGGAACGACCTGGTCACCAAACTGACCACGGCTCTGCCCGACGAAAACAACACTCCAGACGTCACGGAGATCGGCAACACGCAGTCGCCAACGTTCACAAACGTCGGTGCGTTCCTCGACGTCAGCGACATGTACGACGAGCTCGGCGGCAGCGATCTGCTGCAGTCCTTCGTCGAGGCGGGCAAGTTCGAAGACAAGAACTACACGCTTCCCTACTACTTCGGATCGCGCTACATGTTCTACCGCAAGGACGTGTGGAAGGCGGCTGGCGTAGACGTACCGACAACTCTCGACCAGTTCAATACCAACGTGGCGACCATCACCGAAAAGAACCCGAAGAAGATCGACAACTTCTCGGGCTTCTACCTCGGTGGTCAGGACTGGCGTGACGGCATCTCGTGGATCTTCGCAAACGGCGGCGACATCGCACAGCTGAAGGACGGCAAGTGGGTCGCAACGCTCGATTCACCCGAGTCGATCAAGGGCATGGAGCAGCTGCAGCAGCTCTACAAGACGGCCTCTAAGGCTCCGAACGATGCCAAGGACGCGAACCAGTACCAGTTCTTGAACGACTCGGATCAGGTGAAGGACGAGAACGGCAACGTGACCTCCGATGTCTCGCTGTCAGCCGCAACCATCATGGCCCCGGGCTGGGCGCACTGGTCAATCGGTGATCTGGCGAAGGACAAGGACGGCAACCCCGTTCGCGAGTGGAACGACGACACCTTTGGCACCTTCGTACTGCCGGGCAACGACGGCAAGCCCGCCCCGGTCTTCGCTGGCGGTTCGAACATCGGCATCTCGGCCAAGACCAAGGAGCCGGAGCTCTCCAAAGAGCTGCTGAAGATCATCTACTCCAAGGATTACCAGACCATGCTCGGCAAGAACGGTCTCGGCCCCGCGAACCAGAAGTACACCTCGTCACTCGGTGACGATCAGTTCGCGAAGGCCCTCATCGAGTCGGCATCGAACTCGAAGCTCACACCGGCTGCACCGGGCTGGGCAGCCATCGAGTCGAAGGGCATCATGGAGGAGTTCTTCGCCCAGATTCGCGATTCAAGTGATCTCAACAAGCTTGCGAAAGACACCAACGCGAAGCTTGACGAGTTGCTGAACGTCAAGTAG
- a CDS encoding glycoside hydrolase family 3 N-terminal domain-containing protein translates to MTDVHTEALRRTIRGTLMPGFAGFTPPAWLTEALNDGLQSTCVYGENVADAAQLRALGNALRDAAPGAILAIDEEGGEVTRLHYLTGSPYPGAAVLGRMNDLDYTAEIGARVGRDILGAGFNLALAPDADVNSNPENPVIGTRSFGADPELASQHTAAWVRGLQQTGAQACPKHFPGHGDTTQDSHLALPVVDVPLSVLEERDLPPFRAAVAAGAPAIMTSHILLPQLDSVNPATLSRKILQGLLREQLGFTGVIVSDALDMRGASGEIGIPEAAVRALRAGCDLLCLGAHTTPDQLREIEDHVIEAISSGRLAASRVQEAQERVRELAAASAVTPSAAALAEAAQQEISELELTRVAESFSGVAVARAWIAAHPEAAVIRVETEANMAVGRVPWGPFAAVEDPLAPTATAVERFLRRDQFTVDDHSPLPWPVSAADSKGVIVIGRDLHRHAFAREGIDALRASKISVLAVETGWPASAPGYADLACYGATRLVGSALLSLIEDSPA, encoded by the coding sequence GTGACCGACGTGCACACGGAAGCACTGCGGCGCACGATCCGCGGAACGCTCATGCCTGGATTCGCCGGGTTCACTCCGCCAGCGTGGCTGACCGAGGCACTGAACGATGGCCTGCAATCAACCTGCGTGTACGGCGAAAATGTGGCCGACGCTGCACAACTGCGCGCCCTCGGCAATGCTCTTCGCGACGCAGCACCGGGGGCAATCCTCGCCATCGACGAGGAGGGCGGTGAGGTCACCCGACTGCACTACCTCACGGGCTCGCCCTACCCGGGCGCCGCCGTACTCGGCAGAATGAACGATCTTGACTACACAGCCGAGATTGGCGCCCGTGTTGGCCGCGACATATTGGGGGCCGGCTTCAACCTCGCGCTCGCCCCCGATGCCGACGTCAACAGCAACCCGGAAAACCCGGTCATTGGCACCCGGAGTTTTGGCGCGGATCCCGAACTCGCCTCACAGCACACCGCCGCGTGGGTGCGGGGGCTCCAGCAAACGGGGGCGCAGGCCTGCCCCAAGCATTTTCCCGGCCACGGTGACACGACACAGGACTCGCACCTTGCCCTTCCAGTGGTTGACGTTCCCCTCTCTGTGCTCGAAGAGCGTGACCTGCCGCCGTTCCGGGCGGCAGTCGCCGCCGGGGCCCCTGCGATCATGACCTCCCACATCTTGCTCCCCCAATTGGACTCGGTAAACCCGGCGACACTGAGCCGAAAGATTCTGCAGGGATTGCTGCGCGAACAGCTCGGGTTCACCGGGGTGATCGTTTCCGATGCCCTCGACATGCGCGGCGCGAGCGGCGAGATTGGGATTCCCGAGGCGGCGGTGCGAGCGCTGCGGGCGGGCTGCGATCTGCTGTGCCTCGGGGCGCACACGACACCGGATCAGCTGCGCGAAATTGAGGACCACGTTATTGAAGCGATCTCAAGCGGCCGGCTCGCCGCAAGTCGGGTGCAAGAAGCGCAGGAGCGCGTGCGAGAACTTGCAGCGGCGAGCGCGGTAACACCCTCTGCGGCGGCACTTGCCGAGGCTGCTCAGCAAGAAATTTCGGAGCTGGAACTGACGAGGGTCGCGGAGAGTTTTTCGGGGGTTGCCGTCGCACGTGCCTGGATCGCCGCGCATCCAGAAGCAGCAGTGATCCGAGTTGAGACCGAAGCAAACATGGCCGTTGGCCGCGTGCCCTGGGGCCCATTCGCGGCGGTTGAAGATCCGCTGGCCCCGACGGCGACCGCGGTGGAGCGCTTTTTGCGGCGCGACCAGTTCACGGTTGACGATCACAGCCCGCTGCCGTGGCCTGTGTCGGCAGCCGACAGTAAAGGTGTCATCGTCATCGGCCGCGATCTGCATCGCCACGCGTTCGCTCGCGAGGGCATCGACGCGCTGCGCGCCTCAAAAATTTCCGTACTGGCCGTAGAAACCGGGTGGCCTGCCAGCGCGCCGGGGTACGCTGATCTTGCCTGTTACGGAGCTACACGACTCGTCGGCTCTGCACTACTCAGCCTGATCGAGGACTCACCCGCATGA
- a CDS encoding GNAT family N-acetyltransferase, with protein MSQLRLEELSAATIIHVNTLGLKPGQEQFITPVSYAAAAAVTPAHTAWQRVVLDNDHVVGFIHGNFDPDAAQEEFRAALWRINVDAEAQGMGVGTFAVNALIEEARSRGVDRLTVLWERGEDGPEEFFLFMGFKPVGETPYGEVIGAIDL; from the coding sequence ATGAGCCAACTTAGACTCGAAGAACTCTCGGCCGCGACGATCATTCACGTCAATACGCTGGGCCTGAAGCCGGGACAGGAACAGTTCATCACCCCTGTCTCCTACGCGGCAGCAGCGGCTGTTACCCCCGCCCACACCGCATGGCAGCGCGTGGTGCTCGACAACGACCACGTCGTCGGGTTCATTCACGGCAACTTCGATCCTGATGCGGCACAAGAGGAGTTCCGTGCGGCGCTGTGGCGCATTAACGTCGACGCAGAAGCGCAGGGGATGGGTGTCGGTACCTTCGCGGTGAACGCACTGATCGAAGAGGCTCGCAGCCGGGGCGTCGACCGCCTCACCGTGCTGTGGGAGCGTGGCGAAGATGGCCCCGAGGAGTTCTTTCTGTTCATGGGCTTCAAGCCGGTGGGTGAAACTCCCTATGGCGAGGTTATCGGCGCAATTGACCTGTAA
- the nagB gene encoding glucosamine-6-phosphate deaminase, with protein sequence MRVLIVENEAEVARAAAEQVADVIRRGRGAGRAAVLGVATGSSPLGIYHELAAQVRGDRLDTAGVSAFALDEYVGLDAGHPESYHSVIRRTVTEPLRLDPARVHVPNGTAADLEAECRAYERAIRGAGGIDLQLLGIGSNGHVGFNEPVSSFASRTRLKTLAPQTRADNARFFESPEQVPVHCVTQGLGTILEADRLLLVAHGTAKADAVARMIEGPLTSMCPASVLQLHPEATVIVDREAAAELQLTDYYEWVQHHLPEGLVGK encoded by the coding sequence ATGCGAGTACTGATAGTTGAGAATGAAGCAGAGGTTGCCCGCGCGGCGGCTGAGCAAGTTGCTGATGTGATCCGAAGAGGTCGCGGGGCGGGCCGGGCGGCGGTGCTCGGTGTTGCCACCGGATCCTCACCCCTCGGCATTTACCACGAGCTCGCGGCCCAGGTGCGTGGCGACAGGCTTGACACCGCGGGGGTCTCGGCGTTTGCGCTCGATGAGTATGTCGGTCTTGATGCGGGGCACCCCGAAAGCTACCACTCGGTGATTCGGCGCACGGTCACTGAACCGCTGCGCCTCGATCCCGCACGGGTGCACGTGCCCAACGGCACCGCAGCTGATCTTGAAGCAGAGTGCCGAGCCTACGAGCGGGCAATTCGAGGAGCTGGCGGGATCGACCTGCAGCTGCTCGGGATCGGCAGCAATGGGCACGTGGGGTTCAACGAACCCGTCTCTTCGTTCGCCTCGAGGACCAGGCTGAAGACGCTGGCGCCGCAGACCAGGGCAGACAACGCCAGGTTTTTCGAGTCGCCCGAGCAGGTGCCGGTGCACTGCGTGACACAGGGTCTGGGGACCATCCTGGAAGCCGATCGCTTGCTGCTGGTTGCGCACGGAACGGCGAAGGCCGACGCGGTCGCGAGAATGATTGAGGGCCCGCTCACGAGTATGTGTCCGGCTTCAGTACTGCAGTTGCACCCCGAAGCAACCGTCATTGTTGATCGCGAGGCTGCCGCGGAACTGCAGCTGACGGACTACTACGAGTGGGTGCAGCACCATTTGCCCGAGGGGCTGGTTGGCAAATGA
- the nagA gene encoding N-acetylglucosamine-6-phosphate deacetylase, which translates to MTETLLAARVVTATEVHSPGWISIDRERITGVGAGLPSVRDGEVHDLGDVTVVPGFVDTHVHGGGGAGYTGVGNEVSLRQAALIARDAHLQHGTTATMASLVTMDAEALLHGVRGLTELVREGVLGGIHLEGPWLSRARAGAHAVSQLRDPDPAEIAALLAAGDGAIAMVTIAPELPGAIDAIEQLTAAGVVVAIGHSDADYETVVNAIAAGARVATHLFNAMRPLDHREPGPVLALMEDPRVALELIADGTHLHPSVLGWVEAAAGVDRVLLVSDAMDAAGCGDGEYKLGELDVEVRDGVARLCGDDTIAGSTATMDLLFRARAESGGWSSDALLAAVRETATNPARALSWGNEGDIAVDKHASMVVFDRSRVVSGVMRRGEWVREPESN; encoded by the coding sequence ATGACCGAGACGTTGCTCGCGGCTCGTGTGGTGACCGCGACCGAGGTGCACTCGCCCGGCTGGATCTCGATTGATCGTGAGCGGATCACCGGGGTGGGAGCTGGGCTGCCGAGTGTGCGCGACGGGGAAGTACATGATCTCGGTGACGTGACGGTCGTGCCCGGGTTCGTTGATACTCACGTGCACGGGGGAGGTGGTGCGGGATACACGGGTGTTGGAAACGAGGTTTCACTGCGTCAAGCAGCGCTGATCGCACGCGATGCTCACCTGCAACACGGAACGACCGCGACGATGGCCAGCCTCGTCACCATGGACGCCGAAGCGCTGCTGCACGGAGTGCGCGGTCTGACCGAGCTCGTGCGCGAGGGGGTGCTTGGGGGCATCCACCTTGAGGGGCCGTGGCTGAGCCGTGCGCGCGCCGGTGCGCACGCTGTTTCACAGTTGCGGGATCCCGATCCCGCTGAAATCGCGGCGCTGCTCGCAGCGGGAGACGGTGCGATCGCGATGGTGACGATCGCCCCCGAGCTGCCGGGGGCGATCGACGCGATAGAGCAGCTCACCGCGGCTGGAGTTGTTGTGGCCATTGGCCATAGCGACGCGGACTACGAGACCGTTGTGAACGCGATTGCCGCAGGGGCGAGGGTCGCAACGCACCTGTTTAATGCGATGCGGCCGTTGGATCACCGCGAGCCGGGGCCGGTTCTTGCGCTGATGGAGGATCCGCGTGTGGCCCTTGAGCTCATTGCGGACGGTACGCACCTGCATCCCTCGGTGCTGGGTTGGGTCGAGGCCGCCGCCGGAGTGGATCGAGTGCTGCTCGTGTCTGATGCGATGGATGCTGCTGGGTGCGGTGACGGCGAGTACAAGCTGGGTGAACTTGATGTTGAGGTTCGTGACGGTGTCGCGAGGCTTTGCGGAGACGACACGATTGCTGGCAGCACCGCGACGATGGACCTGCTGTTTCGGGCGCGCGCGGAGAGCGGCGGGTGGAGCAGCGACGCGTTGCTGGCGGCGGTACGAGAGACCGCAACGAACCCGGCTCGAGCACTCTCCTGGGGTAACGAGGGCGACATCGCGGTCGACAAACACGCGAGCATGGTTGTGTTTGACCGTTCGCGTGTTGTATCTGGCGTTATGCGGCGCGGCGAATGGGTTCGTGAACCCGAGTCGAACTAG
- a CDS encoding carbohydrate ABC transporter permease: MKRTLLGILAIVIAIVWVFPVYWMLNSSLLPSVVLEQTTPTLLPIGGSLKNFASVTEDGSFFQALGISLAVAGLAVACCLIFAFLAALAISRFRFKGRRSFVLAVLFIQMLPAEGMFIAQYKLMGSLGLLNSVIGVSIIYIAAVVPFTIWMLRGFVAGVPADLEEAAMVDGLSRTQAFLRITFPLLAPGLVASGVYAFLQAWNEFTVALVILQDTETQTLPLWLRGFIQQSSSRAIDWGEVMAASTLVAVPVIIFFLFVQGRMTSGLVSGAVKG; this comes from the coding sequence ATGAAACGCACTCTTCTGGGCATACTCGCGATTGTGATCGCGATCGTCTGGGTCTTCCCGGTCTACTGGATGCTCAACTCCTCGCTGCTCCCGAGTGTGGTGCTGGAGCAGACGACCCCCACGCTGCTTCCGATTGGCGGATCACTCAAGAACTTTGCTTCCGTCACCGAAGACGGCAGCTTCTTCCAGGCTCTCGGGATCAGCCTCGCGGTCGCCGGGCTCGCGGTTGCTTGCTGCCTCATCTTTGCGTTTTTGGCGGCCCTCGCCATCAGCCGTTTCCGTTTCAAGGGGCGCCGCAGCTTTGTGCTGGCCGTGCTCTTTATTCAGATGCTGCCCGCTGAGGGCATGTTTATCGCGCAATACAAGCTGATGGGATCGCTCGGCCTGCTCAACTCGGTTATCGGTGTGAGCATCATCTATATCGCGGCCGTCGTGCCGTTCACCATCTGGATGCTGCGCGGTTTTGTCGCGGGTGTGCCGGCCGATCTAGAAGAAGCAGCGATGGTCGACGGCCTCAGCCGCACGCAGGCCTTCCTGCGGATCACGTTCCCGCTTCTCGCACCGGGTCTCGTCGCAAGTGGCGTCTATGCGTTCTTGCAGGCCTGGAACGAGTTCACCGTCGCCCTCGTCATCCTGCAAGACACCGAAACCCAGACGCTTCCGCTGTGGCTGCGCGGGTTCATTCAGCAGTCGTCCTCGCGCGCGATCGACTGGGGTGAGGTTATGGCGGCCTCGACGCTTGTCGCAGTTCCAGTCATCATCTTCTTCCTGTTCGTGCAGGGTCGCATGACGAGCGGCCTTGTGAGCGGGGCGGTGAAGGGGTGA
- a CDS encoding ROK family protein yields the protein MTESHQAHIGMDIGGTSTVALALDPAGQVEAEIQLPTLKGTQGLLDTVERAVAGLTERSGRDRAEFTSLGIGIPGQIDHELGMVQHAYNIGIDSLALGPLLQERLGIPVSIDNDVTAAAIGAAHLMHLEGTTAYLNLGTGLAAGCVIDGLPVRGAHGITGEIGHLAIDPLLRQCPCGQKGCLETVASGSALTSFWRPDASGHLLMTAVAAGDPEATHALEQLIAGAATAVRLLVLTLDPHSLVIGGGLRLLGEPLISGIRENLDRSAAVSPFLASLEINSRIRILPEDSSAAAVGAALSYQS from the coding sequence ATGACCGAATCACACCAAGCCCACATCGGCATGGACATTGGCGGTACATCTACCGTGGCCCTGGCGCTCGACCCTGCGGGGCAGGTTGAGGCCGAGATCCAGTTGCCAACACTCAAGGGCACTCAGGGCCTACTCGACACCGTCGAGCGCGCGGTTGCGGGCCTGACGGAGCGGAGCGGGCGTGATCGCGCCGAGTTCACGTCCCTTGGCATCGGGATCCCAGGCCAGATCGACCACGAGCTCGGTATGGTGCAGCACGCCTACAACATCGGTATCGACAGCCTTGCGCTTGGACCGCTCTTGCAAGAGCGACTCGGCATTCCCGTCTCGATTGACAACGATGTGACCGCCGCAGCGATTGGCGCTGCCCACCTCATGCACTTGGAGGGAACCACCGCCTACCTCAACCTCGGTACGGGTCTTGCCGCGGGGTGCGTCATCGACGGGCTGCCCGTCCGTGGAGCCCACGGCATCACCGGTGAGATCGGGCACCTCGCGATCGATCCGCTGCTGCGGCAGTGCCCGTGCGGGCAGAAGGGTTGCCTCGAAACGGTGGCGAGTGGTTCGGCACTGACATCGTTCTGGCGCCCGGACGCGAGCGGCCACCTACTCATGACCGCTGTTGCAGCTGGCGACCCGGAAGCGACGCACGCCCTTGAGCAGCTCATTGCGGGAGCCGCGACCGCTGTTCGGTTGCTGGTACTCACGCTCGATCCGCACTCGCTTGTAATCGGAGGTGGGCTTCGCCTGCTCGGCGAACCTCTGATCAGCGGGATCCGTGAAAACCTTGACCGGAGTGCCGCCGTTTCCCCGTTCCTAGCGAGCCTAGAAATCAACTCGCGGATCCGGATCCTGCCCGAAGATTCTTCGGCAGCTGCAGTGGGTGCTGCGCTCTCGTATCAGTCCTAG
- a CDS encoding ROK family transcriptional regulator, translating to MKVASQHQNSDRRTRSAGAAFRAGSPRTALKATPGDAKQHNRVLVLQTLYLSDPLSRADLARATGLTKVTISGLVAELIDEGLLRELGHQESQRPGKPATLVDLARDSHAVLALDLSDHRRLRGAVMTIAGEVLARAEATNDGAVGDEACSLTVNLALQLQQQVDPAISLLGLGVGTPGVVDDEGVVRTAQNLAWDDLPLQAILEERTGLPTVVANDANVAALAEYSYGDSSDNFILIAIGDGVGSGLIIGGRPVTGTHFASGEIGQVMVGTDLGLEAPYSREQVLEHWLSVPALTRALEGNTGSDGANAPEHRERVLREAGQRLGIALAPVVGVLNLAEVVLAGPPELVEGTLAEATLEILQRRTMSDSHSNLVLRTSSQGKDLVLRGATAIVLTEQLGVS from the coding sequence ATGAAGGTTGCATCGCAGCACCAGAACTCCGACAGGCGCACGCGCTCGGCCGGGGCAGCGTTTCGCGCTGGCTCGCCGCGCACGGCGCTCAAGGCAACTCCCGGTGACGCCAAACAGCACAATCGTGTACTCGTGCTGCAGACCCTCTATCTTTCGGATCCGCTCAGTCGAGCCGACCTCGCCCGCGCAACCGGCCTCACTAAGGTCACCATCTCGGGTCTGGTCGCCGAGCTTATCGACGAGGGCCTCCTGCGCGAGCTCGGTCATCAAGAATCACAGCGTCCCGGAAAACCAGCTACGCTCGTCGATCTTGCGCGCGACAGTCACGCGGTTCTCGCTCTCGATCTCAGCGATCACCGCCGGCTCCGCGGAGCCGTCATGACCATCGCGGGCGAGGTGCTCGCCCGGGCCGAGGCGACCAACGACGGCGCGGTCGGAGACGAGGCGTGCTCGCTCACCGTAAACCTTGCCCTGCAGTTGCAGCAGCAGGTTGATCCCGCAATCTCTCTGCTCGGCCTCGGAGTTGGCACTCCGGGTGTGGTCGACGATGAGGGTGTTGTGCGCACCGCACAAAACCTCGCGTGGGATGATCTGCCGCTCCAAGCCATTCTCGAGGAGCGGACCGGCCTGCCCACCGTGGTTGCGAATGACGCAAACGTGGCGGCCCTCGCCGAATACAGCTACGGCGACTCCAGCGACAACTTCATCCTTATCGCGATTGGTGACGGTGTCGGTTCAGGGCTCATCATCGGTGGGCGCCCCGTTACCGGCACCCACTTCGCCTCAGGTGAGATCGGCCAGGTGATGGTCGGCACGGATCTCGGTCTCGAAGCGCCCTACTCGCGCGAGCAGGTGCTGGAGCACTGGCTGTCGGTTCCCGCGCTCACACGAGCGCTCGAGGGAAACACTGGATCCGACGGCGCCAATGCACCCGAGCATCGCGAACGAGTTCTCCGCGAGGCGGGCCAGCGGCTCGGCATTGCACTCGCCCCCGTTGTCGGTGTACTCAACCTCGCGGAGGTTGTGCTCGCAGGCCCACCCGAGCTCGTCGAGGGCACACTCGCCGAGGCGACGCTCGAGATCCTGCAGCGGCGCACCATGTCTGATTCCCACAGCAACCTCGTGTTGCGCACAAGCTCCCAGGGCAAAGACCTGGTGCTGCGCGGAGCCACCGCGATCGTACTCACAGAACAGCTTGGGGTGAGCTGA
- a CDS encoding S-layer homology domain-containing protein — protein MTPSMRKTLPHAKNARLLGAILSAAFALSLAAPTSAAFAAPLRSEDTVVSPEQNTSEVAQDPAPQSSEVTEAPQTAEAPEPSISSTNAPVVFGQKATISLQAANTPVGTVPAAVVSIDGMVISTVALNGTGAAKVTVAAATLNAGEHRVSVSLVDTAAASAVLATTESSLTVKPATTKVDASWVSDNGERVWGRVTAQFGTVPTGTVDFNFGGKTVGSAQLAKDGSFDGSFALPAGLTSSTGLIASYVGDSNHGVSTATAGVVVVCYGPCHWPQSFQAFADVSLQHKFHTEIAWMYCNGYSRGWSQGSGLPLYKPSENLTRSAMAAFVYRLEAPKNYQAPSESPFSDVNPGDPFYKEITWMWQQGLSKGYAEPSGKPSFRPNNSLSREAMAAFMYRLEAPKNFKAPKKSPFADLTPKSNFYTEITWLYEAKLTTGSKTPDGRKFLAKDSLSREAMAAFVYRLVENYRA, from the coding sequence GTGACCCCCAGCATGCGCAAGACCCTTCCTCACGCAAAAAACGCGCGCCTGCTCGGTGCGATCCTCTCAGCAGCATTCGCCTTGTCATTGGCCGCTCCCACGAGCGCAGCCTTTGCTGCTCCTCTGCGCTCAGAAGACACAGTCGTCTCACCCGAGCAGAACACGAGTGAAGTAGCGCAGGATCCGGCCCCGCAGAGCAGCGAAGTCACCGAGGCCCCTCAGACAGCCGAGGCTCCCGAACCCAGCATCTCCTCCACGAACGCCCCCGTCGTCTTTGGGCAGAAAGCCACCATTTCGCTGCAGGCAGCGAACACCCCGGTCGGCACCGTTCCCGCAGCGGTGGTGTCAATTGACGGCATGGTCATTTCAACGGTCGCGCTCAACGGCACGGGTGCCGCAAAGGTCACAGTAGCCGCCGCCACACTCAACGCGGGCGAGCACCGCGTCTCGGTTTCCCTCGTCGATACCGCCGCTGCCTCAGCCGTACTGGCAACCACGGAAAGCTCACTCACGGTGAAGCCCGCCACCACAAAGGTCGACGCATCGTGGGTGAGCGACAACGGCGAGAGAGTCTGGGGTCGGGTCACCGCACAGTTCGGCACCGTCCCCACTGGCACTGTCGACTTCAATTTCGGCGGCAAAACCGTGGGCTCTGCGCAGCTCGCTAAAGACGGCAGTTTCGATGGCTCCTTTGCGCTCCCCGCAGGCCTCACCTCTTCAACGGGCCTCATTGCGAGCTACGTTGGTGACAGTAATCACGGGGTTTCCACCGCGACCGCCGGAGTGGTGGTCGTCTGCTACGGCCCCTGCCACTGGCCGCAGTCTTTCCAGGCTTTCGCTGACGTGTCACTCCAGCACAAGTTCCACACGGAAATTGCCTGGATGTACTGCAACGGATACTCGCGAGGCTGGTCACAGGGCTCTGGCTTGCCGCTCTATAAGCCAAGTGAGAACCTGACGCGCTCAGCCATGGCAGCCTTCGTTTACCGCTTGGAGGCTCCAAAGAACTACCAGGCCCCGAGCGAGTCACCCTTCTCAGACGTGAACCCCGGTGACCCGTTCTACAAAGAAATCACCTGGATGTGGCAGCAGGGGCTGTCGAAGGGATACGCCGAACCATCGGGTAAGCCAAGCTTCCGACCAAACAACAGCCTCAGCCGCGAGGCAATGGCGGCGTTTATGTACCGTCTTGAGGCACCCAAAAACTTCAAGGCACCAAAGAAGTCGCCCTTCGCAGATCTCACGCCAAAGTCAAACTTCTACACGGAGATCACCTGGCTCTACGAGGCAAAACTGACCACCGGCAGCAAAACACCCGACGGTCGCAAGTTTCTCGCTAAGGATTCCCTGTCGCGCGAGGCGATGGCCGCGTTTGTCTACCGGCTGGTCGAAAACTACCGCGCCTAG
- a CDS encoding carbohydrate ABC transporter permease, translating to MSTGAPPRPRRPLRRLLTPYTLLLPAVLIVLLALGYPIVWQFITSMQHFGLAQQFGQPPEWVWFDNYITLFSNPETWLVVGRSVAFCLVTAAVTMAFGIGLALLMQAVSTPIRITLQIALLLAWATPVVAAMTIWNWIFDWRRGFVNWLLTNLGIPSQGHNWLQDPLSFFAVALIIVVWMSVPFAAFAIYAGLTQVSDEVLEAAQLDGASPWQRVRFIIIPIIKPVIGIVMLLQIIWDLRVFAQIKLLQDRGSIASQTDVLGTFIYKLGVGSSDFAMASAMSIFVLLLTIALSWAYVRNLLKEDES from the coding sequence ATGAGTACAGGCGCCCCACCTCGCCCTCGGCGGCCGCTCCGTCGGCTGCTCACTCCGTACACCCTGCTGCTGCCGGCCGTACTGATCGTGCTTCTTGCCCTCGGTTATCCGATCGTCTGGCAGTTCATCACTTCGATGCAGCACTTTGGTCTTGCCCAGCAGTTCGGGCAGCCACCGGAGTGGGTCTGGTTCGACAACTACATCACGCTCTTCTCGAACCCCGAGACCTGGCTCGTCGTCGGCCGATCCGTCGCGTTCTGCCTGGTCACGGCAGCCGTCACGATGGCGTTTGGCATTGGGCTCGCGCTCCTCATGCAGGCGGTCTCCACTCCGATCCGCATCACCCTGCAGATCGCACTGCTGCTGGCCTGGGCAACCCCGGTGGTCGCAGCGATGACCATCTGGAACTGGATCTTCGACTGGCGTCGCGGCTTCGTGAACTGGCTGCTCACCAACCTCGGGATCCCCTCCCAGGGCCACAACTGGCTGCAGGATCCGCTCTCGTTTTTTGCCGTCGCCCTCATCATCGTGGTGTGGATGTCGGTGCCGTTCGCGGCCTTTGCGATCTACGCTGGCCTGACCCAGGTCTCTGACGAGGTGCTTGAGGCAGCTCAGCTCGATGGCGCATCTCCGTGGCAGCGGGTGCGCTTCATCATCATCCCGATTATCAAGCCGGTGATCGGTATCGTGATGCTGCTGCAGATCATCTGGGATCTCCGAGTGTTCGCCCAGATCAAGCTGCTGCAGGATCGCGGCTCAATCGCCAGCCAGACCGACGTGCTCGGCACCTTCATCTACAAGCTCGGCGTCGGCTCGAGCGACTTCGCCATGGCGAGTGCCATGTCAATTTTTGTGCTGCTTCTCACCATCGCGCTGAGCTGGGCCTACGTGCGCAATCTACTCAAGGAGGATGAGTCGTAA